In the bacterium (Candidatus Blackallbacteria) CG13_big_fil_rev_8_21_14_2_50_49_14 genome, ACAGGGAATGCTTTCAGCCTGCACCCGCTGCTTGGCATTCAGCCCTGAACAGGCCCAGGAAATTCTGATTCAATTGCAGCCCAGCATCGCAGAAACCGTTCCCCGCAGCCTTGAGCAGCCGTTTTTGCGCGCCGGCATGCCGGCCTTGGATTTGCGTGGACATCAACAGCAATATTTGTATTCACGGCTCTTTCAATCGTGATCGACAAGGAGAAGGCATATGACCGTCAAAATTGGCGTAGGAGGCCCTGTCGGCAGTGGCAAAACCGCCCTGCTGGAAAAGCTCTGCAAAGCCCTGCGCGAAACCTACCAGTTGGCTGTGATCACCAATGATATCTATTGCTATGAAGATGCAGAAATTCTGGTCAAGGCCCAAGCGTTAAGCGCCGAGCGGATTCGCGGCGTGCGTACCGGCGGCTGCCCCCACACTGCCATTCGTGAAGATCCCAGCATCAACCAGGAAGCTGTCGATGAAATGCTGGAGACCATGCCCGAGCTTGAGATTCTGCTGCTCGAATCCGGCGGAGACAATCTCGCTTCCTCATTCAGCCCTGAACTCGTCGATGTTTCGATTTTCGTGATTGATGTCAGCGGGGGCGATAAAATTCCCCGCAAAGGCGGCCCCGGTATTACCCGCTCAGATCTGCTGGTGATCAATAAAACCGATCTGGCTCCTTTCGTGGGGGCCGATCTTGAGGTTATGGCCCGCGATGCCCAGCAACAACGCGGAACCGCCCCCTTCTGTTTTACCAATCTCAAAACAGGTGAAGGCTTAGAAAAGATTATCGCCTGGATTGAAGCTGACGTTCTGTTTAAACCCACACGAGGCGAGCCATGGGATTGATCGAGGTGCTGCTGCTGGGTCTGGCATTGGGAATCAAACATGCCCTGGAACCCGACCATCTGATCGCTGTCAGCACCCTGCTGGGCCAGGAAGGCCAAATTTTGCCGGCCTTGCGAATGGGTGCCTGGTGGGGTCTGGGACACAGCACCACGCTGGCCTTGGGAATTGGCCTGCTGTTTATGCTCAAACTCCCCCTTCGAGCCCATCACCTGCTTTATTTTGAATTGCCAGTGGCGCTGATGCTCGTATTTTTAGGGCTCAAAACACTCCTGAAGCTCTCGCCGGGAGGCTCTGCTCTGCTCTTTCACCAACATGGGCGCTGGGTACATGTTCATGCTCTCAACCAGCAGGGCCTGCCTGAAGCCCAAGTGCGCAATCAGCTCCAGGGTTTTGGCATTGGGCTGATCCATGGTTTGGCGGGCAGCGGTGCGATGGCGCTTTTTCTGGCAGCCCAACTGGCCGATTGGAGACAGGTGCTGCTGTATACCCTCAGTTTTGGCTTGGGCAGTCTCTTGGGCATGACCTTGGTCTCCTGTGGCATGGCCCTGCCTTTTCTGGCCACCCGTCAAAAACCCCTGCTTCACGCAGGGCTGAGTCTTTTAACCGCCCTGCTCAGTTTGGGATTGGGTGGAGAAATTCTCTGGGCCCTGCTCCATGCATAGTCAGCT is a window encoding:
- the ureG gene encoding urease accessory protein UreG, with the translated sequence MTVKIGVGGPVGSGKTALLEKLCKALRETYQLAVITNDIYCYEDAEILVKAQALSAERIRGVRTGGCPHTAIREDPSINQEAVDEMLETMPELEILLLESGGDNLASSFSPELVDVSIFVIDVSGGDKIPRKGGPGITRSDLLVINKTDLAPFVGADLEVMARDAQQQRGTAPFCFTNLKTGEGLEKIIAWIEADVLFKPTRGEPWD